The Zingiber officinale cultivar Zhangliang chromosome 2A, Zo_v1.1, whole genome shotgun sequence genomic sequence CTGTCGTAACATGCGACTCCTGGTGATCCAAAAGTTTTGCCAGCCCGAAATCCCCAACCACTGCTTCGAATTCTTCATCGAGAAGAATGTTTGCAGCTTTTACATCACGGTGGATAATTTTTGGATCACATTGCTCGTGTAGGTATAATAATCCCCGGGCAGTCCCCAATGCTATCCTCTTTCGTCTTGACCAATCTAAAGCTGGCCTTCCATGAACATTCTCTGCCGGAAATCAAAGAAAAAAATCTTCAAGATTAGAGCAGTTCATGGGCAGCGTGCTAATTATTTCATATAACTATCCAACAATGACAATAAGCAAACTTTCATTAGGTTGGCATGCATCATCGCATGGTAGAGGTGTGAAAGCAAGCAAATAAAAGGATCTACAAGTTCAAGAAATCTACAATGTTGGATGTATTATTCGTCGTTTGTGACATAAGAAACAAGGTTCTAATCCCCACTCACGGCTGTTTAGAACGGGTAGGAATCAGCCACCCAGTCATACATTTATGcaaaaatcaaacatttaataCATCTTATGGCATTACGTTGGGGCACACAGGCAGGGTCGAATTTTCCCTTATCAAAAGGTAGACAATCAACAACAATTTCATCACTAGGAACTTAATCAGACATCCATCATATGTCTTGTTTTTCCAAGATATTGAGATGTGTAGTTACTTGTCGATAAAGGATAGAAACAATCATGATACACAACCTGTCTTGGCATTGTTTTCTTAAGCAATTTCAGGAATCATATTCAATCGAGAAAGTAAGAAGCATAGGGGATTCACCTCTAAGTTGAGAAGCTACGCTCCCGTTGGGCATGTAAGGATAGACAAGGAGCCTCTCATTCTCTGTTGTGCAGAATCCACAAAGCTTGAGTAAATGACGATGAACTGCCAAGCTTATCATTTCAACCTCGGTTTGGAATTGAAGACCTCCGATGCTGTTATAGTCTCGCAAACGTTTAACAGCCACTATGGTTCCATCCCGCAAACAACCTTTGTAAACAATTCCATAACCTCCTTTACCTAGAATATTTTTTGAATTGAAATTATTGGTGGCTGTTCGTAGCTCCTTAAACAAATAAAGCTTCAAGTGTCCCAAGCAAACTTCTGGATCATATTGCTCTAGAATTGAACAAATTTGCAACCGATGAGTATATCAACATTTTGGATAGACGTATAAAACCAAATATAAGTAAAAAAATGAATTCTATTATTCGAATCAAATCATGCATTAATCAATAACTTAGAGAATGGTTATCAAAGTATACATATTCACAACTTCTCATTCTTCTGATTGAAAGAGTAAGCTAATTGTAAATTactgttgagcttcttgaattggATCTTGGAAAAGGAAGTATGATTTGGAAGATTAGAGCTTCATTAACAGAAGAAATTTGACAGATATGAACCTTACGACGTGTTATGGACTGTGGGCAAGCTCATGCAATAAAAGATAATCTGAAGCACATCAAACACACAACAAATTTAGAAACAAGGGTGGATATCAAGAGAATTGATTCAGCTATAGTaattgaattttatttaagtcgagtatcttttattttgtagtatcttttatttttagtaaaaaaaaaaaacctttcttattcgttgtttgttttcttcctttgtcgAAAAGGAACGTCAATTGTATATAAATGGCTGAAATAATGCAATAACCCCCTAGATCAAGAGGTTCTCTAATCCCATGAGCCTCAAATTATCCCTACCACCATAGGCTGTCAAGATCGTAAAACCAAGAAGACAAAAATTGATTCCACCGATTAACTGGTAAACCGTCCCATTACGCGATCCATATCCAAGGGCCATAACACGATGTTTGTTAGCTTTGGTTGGTACAAATTATTAATCTCTAGGCTTATGGGCCTTGCTTTCCAGACAGACAAAAACAATTGTTTCTGCTAAAATAATGCTAATTAATATATATCGTACAAATGATTGAAGAAAAGAAACTAACTGTATATTGAACAAATGGCTGAAAAAAATACAGAATGACAGAATATGAAATATAGATGCTCAAGCTTGAGAACTGTAATGTGAAGTCTCTTACCATTTACATCATAAAATATCTGTTGATTGTGTCTGTATCTCCACCAAAGTAGTAAGCCAATAACAATCACTAAAAAAGTAAGCGAACCAACACTTGCACCAAATACAATAGCAACATGCCGGCTTCTTGTTCCTCCGAGTTGTGACCTATCTGAATTAGATTAGTTAAAAAAGAATTACTCAATTGTTTTCAAGAAGGAACTGTAATCCAACATGTAAAACAATAGAAAATTAGCTCACACTTTAAATCTTCCGGTGGATATGAAAGTGGATCCACTGATCCAGACGAGCAGTTAATGTCTAAATTTGATCCACATATTAAGGAGTTTCCAATAATgctgattaaaaattaaaaaagagcTACATGTCAGAGCCTATAGATCAAATGAGTGCACATCTTTTCAGAGAAAACAAAGTGAGAAAGCAAGGAAAAAAACAATAGCTTACTTAAATGTTCTTGCAGATATTTTTGGTAAGGAACCACTTAAATTGTTGTAAGAAAGATCCCTGTAAGCATTATCAACCAATTCAATAAAAGCCTCAGTTTAAAACAAAATGCCGCTAGTCTTGTATGCCAGAGATCCACTACAGCGACAACTGAAAAAGTAATGGAAGAAAAAGACATACACGAGAGTGAGACCTCTGATGTTGGACAGTGAATCTGGGCAAGGTCCAGAAAGACTATTGTTGTTCAATCGCCtggaagaaaaaacaaaaagaagaaagacaCATATTTTCGGGTCCGGATAATTGATACATGATCATTTAAAAAAGAACTCAATGTTTTGATTATGAATATATCATACAGGTAATTCAAGTTGTTAAGGTCGCCAAGTGAACTAGGAATAGTGCCACGGAATTGATTGTTGGACAAGTCTAGTGTCTGGAGTTTCTCCAGTTTGCCTATCTCAGCAGGAATTGCACCGGACAATGCATTGTTTTGGAGCAGCCTGCAGAAACAATCAACATTAATAAATCTTCAATTGAATTATGACAATGCTCATCCCTTGATACAAGGAATGATTTCCACATGAGGGTCATAATCATTTGTCTAATAGATCATATAATCTGTGGCAACGACAAGAACGAAGAATTTTCCAGCTTACACAGACTGAAGATTTGTAAGATTTCCTATACCAGGTGATAGTATACCAGACAAGCTTTGGCTGGGTAGTCCCCTGACAATGACAGAGAGAAACGATTTACATAAGTAGGTgattaaaagaaagaaaataaatttaatccTGCACAACTGGCGTTTGTCCTTACAGAGCAGACACGTATCCGTCAGCTGAGCAGGTGACCATCCTCCAACTACATGGATCCACTGAGTTGATATCCCAATTCTCCAAAACATTGTAAGGGTCATTTAATTCTATTTTTATTGCCATCAATGCTACCACTGAAAAttgtagagagaaaaaaaaaatcaaatgtcaGAAACAAGATGTGCTTTGGAGATGGTTAGAAAGAACATATATCTCATTTCAGCTAATTGACAACTGACAATAATTTGTCTGCTAGAAGATTCATAAACAAAGAACACGGAAGAAGATTAAATAGCTGCATCTACGTGAATCATTTAATTTCTGACACATGATAATTAAATGAGACAGTCAGAGCAGGTAAAGACTCATAAACATGGAACAGGGAAGAAGATCAAGTAGCTATGTGAATCATTCGATTTATGATGCATTGTGATTAAATGAGACAGTCAGAGCAGGTCTAGAAGACAGTGAAATACCAAACTACCAACAGATGGAATAGACTATAGAGTGCAGTAAGAACTGCAATTTAGGTTGAGCCTTTAATCAATTGCATTCTGCATTTCCAATTTCCTTTTAGTTTACTGCTACCGGAAGTGATTGAAGCTTAATAGCGCAGCCAACAATGTTGGGGTGTTCAAAGGAGATCCGAAAGTAGGAAAACACCACATGCTAAGCGCACGTTCGATTGGAAGAAGTTGTCCATGAATTGGAGAtcgaagaaagaaaagaagtgaCAGAGTGCTGCAGACCTTCATAGTTTATGCCGGACGGCGTCAGTGTGGCGGACGACGACGGGTAAAGGAAGCCGATCAGTAGCCAGAAGAACGCCCAAAAGAGAAGATGTCTTGTAGCCATGCTCGTTACTTTCTTACGTTCTTCGCATAGACAATCAATTAGCTGCAGTCACCACGTCCGTATCAATCACTTCACGAACTGCCATCACGAACAGGAAAATCCGAGCAAAACCAGAGTTTCCTACGTCGTGATAGTCATAAATCCAAGGCCCGCCAGATCCTGGAAGCCAAAAGGCAGAAATATACTCCTTTCCTTCTTGAACCCTCTCAAGATCGCCTTAATTTTGTTTCCTAGATCGCCAGAGAACCAACTTTCCTCCCCCAAAAGATTACACGCTCTTGCTAGCTAGTACCATTACTAGTTCAATGCACCCATCCGAACAGAAAGCCTCGGGATCAAAGTCCATATAGTCACAAATCAAAAGCCCGTCAGATCCTGGAAGCTAAAGGTAGCAACATACTCCTTTCCTTCTTGAATCCCCGCAAAATCGCCAAAGAACCACCTTTCCTCGGAAAATCACACACTCTTGCGCAGAGGAGGAGCGTAGAGAATAtttaaaaagggggagaaattgcAGCTCTCTTTTCGGGACAATCTACCATCTCAAGAAAGGAATTGACAGCCCGCAGATGCCTGCCACCGCCAGATCTGCAAAGGAGGAGCCTCTTCTCCCCGTCAAAGTAGCCGCGGCGAGGTCGCCCTGCCCTAGCTTTAGCAGCCGCAGCAGCGCAGTGGGAGTGGGCGAGCGAAGAAAGCAGGAGCAGCTGAGGCAAGGGTGGTGGATTCCTTGGAGTCTGGCAGTGTCCCATATGCCCATACCGTCCTCCTCTCCGCCTCAGAAAAGGGCAAAACAAACGCCACGCTGCAGCAATCGGACACGCAAAGGGCCAATGCAAACAAACTGCCAAAGCCGACACGGGAGCAGATGTACTACAATGACACCCATGCTCTGCCTCGCTtttgtgagagagagagagagagagaaaaaaagatGCTTCACAACTCCGCCTCGGGCCTTAGCTCCAACAACTACCGTTACTttcccccctcctcctcctcctcctcctcctcctcacttTTTACGGCAATTTATTTCACTCCACTCTCCGGATTACTCCGACTTCTTCCCGCCGTAATTTAGCAAAATCTCTTCCAAAATTACTCCTCCGCTTAAATTTATTCTATTAATTCTGAGTTAAATGATCGTCTTCCTACTTTACCcactaaataattttttaaaataatttatgaaCATTTCGAAagtcaataattttttaaatattaatttttattaggATTTACATTCTAAttcttatttattcatttattcttaccagaACAATTTGATGTACAAACTACCGACGGAGTTTCGAGAAGgatagtatattttatttttagacttgAATCCTTAATTTATTCTATATttgttttttaaagttttcaCTAACCGTGCTTTAAAATAATTAGACACGATATCATATtatattctcatttatatttaaattaattttattctattttatcagtttataattgattattttttaatcttttctaTTAATACGTTTATTCACACTATTTAAATGTAGGTGGCAcaaccttaatttttttttatcctacTATATTTACACATCtatttttgacattttttatatttatgaCTCTTATTTTTTACTTATATACACTCTTCTTCGTAACATAATGTTTAGTTTCATATAATATTTGACTCCAAAATtaatattaaagaatatcaaCTAAAGCTCATATTTTTAGGTCTTtaaaagggataaaaaataataatagtgtAATTAACTAACCTTTtacacaaaaaaaatatattagttaTTGGAAAGCATGAAAATCTTTGGATATGATCTTTTAACCATAGTTACAAATAGGACTtgggggtatttttgtaatttaaAGGGGATGGATGTAAAAATAGCCATCAATAATAAATTGCTTTTATGATATCGTGACATACTGTCCAGACAGGCCTTGATTGTTCAAAGGAATGGACCAGTTGAAGAAAAATATATTGAGGCgaaatctaaatatttttaatcatttttttgtCCGTGAAGAGTGAATAAAACTATTTGTTGAGAATTAAAAAATCCTTTTCGTCCCCATATTGTAACTTCCTGGGAATTGACCATTACAAAAAGATATCATACCTCTATCATCTAGACTACGATATAAGGATAACACTATATTTTAACAATTATAAT encodes the following:
- the LOC122041363 gene encoding protein NSP-INTERACTING KINASE 3-like; translation: MATRHLLFWAFFWLLIGFLYPSSSATLTPSGINYEVVALMAIKIELNDPYNVLENWDINSVDPCSWRMVTCSADGYVSALGLPSQSLSGILSPGIGNLTNLQSVLLQNNALSGAIPAEIGKLEKLQTLDLSNNQFRGTIPSSLGDLNNLNYLRLNNNSLSGPCPDSLSNIRGLTLVDLSYNNLSGSLPKISARTFNIIGNSLICGSNLDINCSSGSVDPLSYPPEDLKYRSQLGGTRSRHVAIVFGASVGSLTFLVIVIGLLLWWRYRHNQQIFYDVNEQYDPEVCLGHLKLYLFKELRTATNNFNSKNILGKGGYGIVYKGCLRDGTIVAVKRLRDYNSIGGLQFQTEVEMISLAVHRHLLKLCGFCTTENERLLVYPYMPNGSVASQLRENVHGRPALDWSRRKRIALGTARGLLYLHEQCDPKIIHRDVKAANILLDEEFEAVVGDFGLAKLLDHQESHVTTAVRGTVGHIAPEYLSTGQSSEKTDVFGFGILLLELITGQKALDFGRLANQKGLMLDWVKKLHQENKLYMVVDKDLKNNYDRVELEEMVQVALLCTQFHPSQRPKMSEVVRMLEGDGLAEKWEATQKADTPKSQSSEQPTHQYADLMDDSSMVLEAIELSGPR